The sequence GGTACACCGGGTCGTCGTCCTTGACGGCGAGGGCGAACTCGCGCACCTTGCCGTGCTCCACCGGGAAGGTGTACGGCGTGTACGCGTGGCCGATGAGGTCGCGGCGGTCAGCCATGGTCCACCACGATCAGCGCGTCGGCCGCGAGCACCACGCCGTCGGCGACGCGCAGCGGGTTGACGTCGACCTCGGTCACCTCGTCCAGCTCCAGTGCGAGGACGCCGAGGCCGGCCATGACCTGGGCCGCCGCCTGCTGCTCCGCCTCGGACAGGCCGCGCCGCCCGGTCACCAGGCGTCCGCCGAGCAGCTCGCCCAGCGCCGCCCGCGCGGTGTCCGCGTCGAACGGCGGGCGGAGCAGCACGGCCTCGCTCAGCACCTCCACCAGGACCCCGCCGAGCCCGAGCGCGACCATGGGCCCGAAGACCGGGTCACGCTGCAATCCACAGGTCAGCTCAAGCCGGGCGGGCGCCATCTGTTGGACGAGCACACCCTCGACGACCGCGTCCGGCGCCCGGCGGGCGACCTCGGCGAGCATCTCCCGGTATCCGGCGCGGACCGCGTCGGGGCCGCGTAATCCGAGCCTGATCGCTCCCACGTCGGACTTGTGTGGAAGCTGGTACGACATCACCTTGATCGCCACCGGTCCGCCGACGCGCTCGGCCGCCTCGACCGCGCCGTCCACGTCGGTCACCAGTTCCTCGCGGGTCACCGGGACGCCGTACATCGCCAGGATGCTCTTGCCGGTCGACTCCAGCAGCGTCGTCTCCCCGCCCGTCCCGGCGATCAGCTCGCGTACCCGTCGCACCCGGTCGGCGTCGGCGGTGAACCGAGCCGGGTCGGGCGGTAGCGGGCGGCGGGCCGACTGCCTGGCGAGCGCGGCCAGTGCGGCCATCGCCCGGCGTGGGTCGGTATAGGTGGGCACGCCGGCCTGCTGGAACTGCTCGCTCCAGGCCGTGGAGAGGATCGCCACCGGCTTGTCGGTGTTCTGGTACATCTCGACGATCGCGTCGTTGCCCGGCCCGGGCCCCGCCCAGGTGACCGCGGCCACCATGTCGGCGGACGGGCTGGCGGCGACCCTGTTGAGCACCTTGCGGTAGGCGTCGGGCATCGCGGTGGTCTGCGCGGTGGTGTCCACCGGGTTGACCGTACTGCCGTAGAAGGGCAGGGGCATGTCGGCGGCCAGCGCCGTCTGCTCCTCCTTGGGCAGTTCCGGCACTGACAGCCCTGCCTGCCCCGCCTCGTCGGCGAGCAGCACCCCGGCGCCTCCCGACGAGGTCATCACGATCACCCGGTTACCGCGGGCGCGTCGACCGTCCTGGAAGATGGTGCCGAAGTCGAGCAGCTCCTCCATGGTGGAGGCGACGAAGACGCCGTATTGCCGGCAGACCGCGTCCAGGACCTGGGCCGAGCCCACGATCGAGGCGGTGTGGCTCATCGCCGCCCGCGCCGCCTCCTCGGAACGGCCGGCCTTGAGCAGCACCAGCGGCTTGTCCAGTTCGGCGGCGCGGCAGGCGGTCTCGACGAAGACCTCGGGGTCGCGCAGAGTTTCGACGAACGAGAGGAGCACCCCCACCTCGGGTCGCTCCACAAGGTGGCGCAGCACGTTCGCCACGTTCACGTCGGCCTCGTTGCCGGTCGAGACGAACCAGCCCAGCCGCAGCCCGGCCAGGACCGCCTTGTTGGTGATGTACGAACCGAAGCCGCCGCTCTGCGAGACGAGCGCCACCGGTCCCGGCTGCGGCAACGGCTGGTCCACGGTCATCATGAAGTTCGCCATCACCCCCTCGTGCGCGTTCATGTAGCCGATGCAGTTCGGGCCGACAACGCGGATGCCGGTCTCGCGCGACACCTCGGTGAGCCGGTCCTGAAGGGCGCGTCCTTCAGGACCGGCCTCGGCGAAGCCCGAGGTGATGACCGTCGCACCACCGATGCCCCGGGCGGCGCACTCGGCGACCACGCCGACCACGGCCGGAGCGGGCACCGCGATCACCGCCATGTCGACGGCCTCCGGCAGCTCGCTGACGGTACGGAACGCCGGGCGGTTCTGGACCACCTCGTCCTTGGGATTGATGGGGTAAACGTCTCCGGGGAAGGCGCGGAGCAGATTGGCGAAGACGGTACCTCCGATGCGGGTCGGGCTGTTCGATGCGCCCACCATCGCGATCGAGCGTGGCGAGAGCAGCCGGTCGAGTGCTGGTCGTCTTGTGGTCGCGGTCATGGCTCGGTTACCTCCTCGGGATGCGGTGATGTGTCCAGCTCGCGAAGGAGCGAAGCGGTGTGTTCCCCCAGGCGGGGAGCCGGGGCGGGGTCATGCGCGGAGTACCCGCTCAGCCGCAGTGGCTGGCGCACGTACCGCCGCCGTGGGCGGCCGTCCAGGGACCGGATCGCCTGGCGTGCCAGCACGTGCGGGTCGTGCGGGACCTCGTCCAGCCGGTGGACCGGGCCGGCGGGCACCCCGATCCGGTCGAATGTCTCCTGCCACTGCGTGTACGTACGGGTGGCCAGCGCCCGGGACAGCCGGACGGCGAGCAGCATCGTCGCGTACGGGCCCTGGTACAGCTGCGCGAAGGTGACCACCCGTACTCCGTCGAGCGGGCGCCGCCTCAGGCTCGCCGTCACCGTCAACGCACCATCATCCCGCCGCCGTCCACCGAGATCACCTGACCGGTGACATAGCTGGCCGCGTCGGAGGCGAGGTACACGAAGGTCGGCGCGATCTCGTCGGGGTCGGCGTAGCGGCGTAGCGGCAGGCGCTTGATGCCGTCGGCGAAGCGCGGATCGGTGCGCACCTTGAGCGTCATCTCGGTCGCTGCCGCAGGGGCCACCGCGTTGACGAGGACGTTGTAGCGGCCGAGCTCGCGTGCGGCGGTGCGGACCATGCCGAGCATTCCCGACTTCGCGGCGGCGTAGTTGATCTGCCCGATGGAGCCGTTCTGCGCCGTCGAGGAGGAGGAGAAGATGATCCGCCCCTGCTCCCGCTCGATCATGTCGTGGACCACGGCCTGCAGCCAGTAGAACGAGCCATAGAGGTGGACCGCGAGGACCAGCTCCCACTCCTCATCGGTCATCTTGTGCAACATCGCCGGGCGGGTGACGCCGGCGTTGTTCACCAGGATGTCGATCGGCCCGTATGCCGCCTTGACGGCCCCGGCCGCGTGGTTCACCGCCGACCGACTCGACACGTCGCAGGTCACGGCGAGTGCGTCGCCGCCCGCCTCGCGGATGCCCGCGGCCACCTTCTCCGCGGCGTCCCCCCGCACGTCGACCACCGCGACCCGGGCGCCCTCACGCGCGTACAGCTCGGCGATCGAGCGGCCGATGCCCTGCGCGGCGCCGGTCACCACGGCGACCTTGTCCTTCAAACGCATACGCCCATTCCTCTCAGTGGTTACCAGTGGTCAGTTGTTCGCCCGACCGGCCCAGATACACCTCGCGGATGACCGCGCCGTCGTCGAAGGCGGATTTGGGACCGGTGGTGATGATGCGCCCGTTCTCCATGACCGCGACGTCGTCGGCGATCTCCAGCGCGTGCTCGATCCGCTGCTCGACCAGGAGAATCGACAGCCCTTCCTCCCGAAGCGCCGCCACCATCGCGAGGACCTCGTTGACGATGGCGGGCGCCAGGCCGGCGGAGGGCTCGTCGAGCATCAGCAGCCTGGGGCCGGGCATCAGCGCCTGGCCGATGGCGAGCATCTGCTGCTGGCCGCCGGAGAGGCTGCCCGCCAGCGCGCGACGTCTCTTCAGGAGTACGGGGAAGCGCTCGTAGGCCTTCTCCAGCGCCTCCCGGCGGGCTCCGCGGCGTAGCCCGTATCCGCCGAGCGTGTATCCACCGAGGAGCAGGTTCTCCTCGACGGTGCGGGCGTGGAAGACCCGCTTGTTCTCCTGTACCAGGGCGAGGCCCGCGCGCACCCGGCGGTGGGCGGGTGCGCCGCTGAGGCCCTGCCCGTCCAGCTCGATCCAGCCCTGGCTCACGGTCGGGAGCAGTCCCGCGATGGCGGAGAGCAGCGAGGTCTTCCCGGCGCCGTTGCGCCCGAGCACGACGGTGATCCGCCCGGAGCGCACTGCCACGTCCACGTCCCAGAGCACGCGCAGATCGCCGTACCCACCGGTGACTCCGACGACGGACAACATCACTGGACTCCCTTCGACACGGCCGGTCCCTCGGCCGCCTGCAGGTCCGTTACCGAATCGGATTCCTCGGGTCCGGCCCCGCCGTCGGCCGCGCCGGTGTATTCGGCGAGCACCCTGCGGTCGGCCTGGATCTCCTCCGGAGTGCCGGAGGCGAGCAGCTTGCCCTGGCTAAGGACGTGGATCCGGTCGGCCAGCTTGAGCACCAGGGGGAAGTTGTGCTCGACGAGGATCACGGTGCCGCCGGCTTCGCGGATCATCCCGATCGCCCGTTCGAGTACCGCCAGGTCGCTCTCGTCCAGCCCGGAGCCGACCTCGTCGAAGAGGAAGACCCGCGCCCCGGAGGCGAGCGAGCGGGCCACCTCGACCAGTCGCCGGGTGCCCAGCGCGAGGGAGTCGACCTGCTGGTCGGCGACGTCCGCGATGCCCACCAGCCGCAACAGCGCCCGCGCCTCCGCGTTGTCCGCCGCGTACCCGCTGCGGAACTTCGGCAGCCGCAGCACGGCCGAGAGGATTCCGACGCGGTGGGTCACGTACCTGCCGGTCGCGACGAAGGCGAGCGTGGTCATGTGCTTGGGGATCAGCGGAGTCTGGAAGGTGCGCGCCACCCCGTGCCTGGCGATCCGGTACGGCGGCTGCCCGCCGATCTGCTCGTCGCCGAGCAGCAGCCGCCCGCCCGACGGCTTGTAGAGACCGCAGATCAGGTTGAGGAGGGTGGTCTTGCCCGAGCCGTTGGGGCCGATCAGCGCGGTCACCTCGCCCGGGCGGGCCTCAATGGAGATGTCGTCCAGCGCCCTGTTGCCGCCGAAGGACTTGCTCAGCCCCTCGGTGCGCAGCGGCACGCCGTGCAACCGGTCGAGCTGCGCGTCCGCGTGGCCGCCCGTGTCACCGCCGGCGGGTTTGGCCGGAGCGGGGGCCGTGGCCGGTGCGGGGAGCCAGCCCCGACGGCGCGCGGCGGCCAGGCCGTCCTGGGCGAGACCGGCGAGCCCGCGGTTGAAGGCGATCCCGGCCACCAGCAGGAACGCGCCGTAGATGACCAGCTGCCAGGTCTGGAACTGGGTGAAGGTCTGCTGCCCGATCTGCATCACCGCCGCGCCCGCGACGGCGCCGTACACGGACGTCGCGCCGCCCACGACCGAGGCCGCGAGCACGCTGAGCGCCAGTGCGAAGGTGAAGGTGTCGGGTGCGATGAACCCGTCGAGCATCGAGAAGAGCGCGCCCGCCAGGGCCGCCGGAATCGCACCGACGACGTACACGAGCAGTTTCAACCGGTACACCGAGACGCCCAGCACCGAGGCGAGGATCGGGCTCTGCCGCAGGACCAGGAACATGTTCCCGTGCCGGGAGAGCAGCAGGTTGCGGGCGATCGCGAACCAGCCCACGACGACCACGAGAATCAACCAGTAAAGCCGGTCACCGACGATCTCCATGCCGAACAGGGTCGGTACGGCCGTGCCCATGCCGAGCGTGCCCCCGGTGAAGTCGGCGAAGACGTCAACCAGGTTCGGCACCAGCGTGACCAGGAAGAAGGTCACCATCGCCAACGACCAGCCGCCCAGGCGGAGCCCGGGTATGCCGGTCACCAGCCCGACCACGATCGCGGCGACGGTTGCCGCCGCGAGCGCGACCAGCACGTTCGTCACGCCGAACCGGACTCCCAGATAGCCGGCGACGTAGGCGCCCACCGCGTAGAGCGCGACCTGCCCCATGGCCAGCTCCCCGGCGTAGCCGAGGACGACGTTCAGGCCGCTGACCAGCAGGCTCAGGATCGCGATCAGCATCACCGTACGCGCCCAGTACCCGTTGATCAGGCCCGCGGTGGGGGCGATCAGGAGCAGGACCATGAGGAGCACGGCGCCTAGCGGGCGGGACCGGTGGATGAGTGCGTTCATGGCTACACCCGCCGTTCGAGCGCGGCGCCGAAGAGGCCGCGCGGTCGCAGGAACAGGATCAGGAGGAACACCCCGAAGACCACGAGCTGCGGGTACGCCGCACCGATGTACCGGGCGGCGAACGCGTAGACGAGTCCGGTGGCGAAGCCGCCGATCAGCCCGCCGAGCTGGCTGCCCGAGCCGCCGATCGCGATCGCCACGAAGCCGAAGAGGGCGAGGGAGTGCCCCAGGTCGAAGGCCGCGTACGTGCGCGCCCCGACCAGCAGTCCGAACGCTCCGGCGATCGCCCCGGCGAGGGCGAAGGCGCCGACGCCGAGGAGTCGCACGTTGATGCCGCGCGCCGAGGCCGCCTGCCGGTCCTCCGCGGAGGCCAGGGAGGCGAGGCCGGTCAGGGTGTGCCGAGACCACAGGTGCACCCCGACGCCCACCACCAGCGTGAAACCGATCAGCGCCAGGTCGATCGGCCGTACCGTGCCGCCGAGCAGGGTCAGCGGGTGGTCGGGAAGGACCGACGGCACGGTCAGCGGCTGCCGGCCCCAGATCGCCGCGGCCAGGCCGTCCAGGATGGTCGCGGCGCCGACCGTGGTGATCAGCGTGCCGTGGCTGTCCGTACGGCCCAGCAGCGGCCGGATCGCGACCCGCTCCTCCAGGAGCGCGATGGCCGCCACCCCGGCGGTGGCGAGAAGCACGGTCGGCACGACCGGGAGCTCGAAGGTGACCGCCCCGGTGTAGGCGAGGAAGGTGCCGACCATCAGCAGCTGCGCGTGCGCGAAGTTGAACGTCCCGGAGGCGAGCAACACCACGTTGTACCCGATCGCGATCAGTGAGTAGATCGCACCGGTCGCCAGCCCCGCCCATACTGTCGTCATCGCGGCCTCACGCCTTGCCGGGCGTGTAGAAGCCGTCACCGTTGTAGACGCCGGGCGAGACGTACTGGAATGTCTCGGCGCCCGCCGTCGGGAAGTGGTCCGACGGTGAGAAGCTGAATTTTACGTACTGCCCGGTGGGTCCGGCGGCGTACCACAGGGGCGCTCCGGTCGGCTGCGGTAGGTCCTCCAGCGACGCCTTGATCCTCTCGGAGTCGGTGGACTTGGCCTGCTGCGCCGCGTACGCGACGAGAGCGAGCGCGTCGTGCCCCGTGGAGTAGAGACCCCAGCCGGTGCTGGACATCCCGGCGGCCGCGGGGCTCGCCTTGATCTTCTCGATGAAGCCGGCCAGCCCCGAGTGACGCTCACTCGTCGACAGGGTCACCGTGGAGACGACCACGTTGACGTTCTTCAGCTGCTCCGCGCCCAGGTTCTTCAGGTACGGGAAGCTTGACGCGAGCTGGTCGCAGTAGGAGGGGATGTCCCAGCCGATCTGGGCGCGGCTGCGCATCACGTAGAGCGCGGCGGCGCCGTACCCGTTGAGGACCAGGGCGTCCGGGTTCTGCGCGCGCAGCTGGTTGAGCTGCGAGGTCATGTCCAGCGCGGTCGCCTCGTAGCGTGCCTCGACGAACTCCATCCCCGCGCCCTCGACGGCCGCCTTGTAGATCTCGGCCGAACTCTGGCCGGTGGCGTCGTTGGAGTACAGCATGGCGATCTTCTTGTAGCCCTTGGCCTGCGCGGCCGAGATCAACGCGGGCGCGTAGTCCTTGCCCGGCGAGGAGACACCGAAGTGGTACGGATACTTGGCCGGGTCGTTCAGCAGGGTGCTCACCGTGCCACCGACGGACAGGATCTTCTGCCGGGTCAGGATGGGCAGCAGCGACAGGGAGACCGCGCTCGAACTGCCGGGGTACACCAGGTCCGGCTTGGACCCCGAAGACAGACGCTGCTGGAGCAGGCTGACCGCCTTGGTCGGGTCGTTCTGATCGTTGGCCGTCTCAACGATGATCTTCCGGCCGTTGATGCCTCCGGAGGCGTTGAACTCCTCCGCGGCGATCTTGATGCCCGCGTCCAGGCTCGCATTGTTGGTCGAGACCGCCCCGGAGTAGTCCCCGGTGAAGTAGACGATGAATGGCTTGTCCGCGGCGTCGCCACCCGCGCTGTCGCTCCCGGAGGCGCCGCACGCGGCCAGGGAGAGCGCGAGCAGCGCGCTGATCGAAACCATGGAGAGACGGATGTGGCGTGATCTCATAGCGCCTCCTCAGTCGAACGATGCGACTGAATGCTGTTCAGGAGGTGGGACACGCGTGTCCGCGAAAAGGGCACGTATGTCTGGGGGATGTGGACAGGGTGATCTCGCGCGGGCGAAATCCCCTGAAGATCACAGGATGGGCGCGCCGACATCGCCGGGGCGTGGGGCACCGTCACCCGGACCGTCCAGGACCGGGTGAGGCTATGTATCCCCAGATCAGCGCGGCATGTCGAGCATCCGCGCGATGATGTTCTTCTGAATCTGCGCCGACCCGCCGTAGACGCTTACCGGGCGGGACGTGAAGTAGGAGCTGAGCCAGCCGTCGGCGACACCGGTCAGCTCGTCGGCGCCGAGGATGTCCATGGCCAGGTGCTGCAGGGACTGCTCCGCCTCGGCCCAGAGCAGCTTGGCGACCGAACCCTCGGAGCCCGGCGCCCGCCCGGAGACGCGGAGCGACAACTGCTCCATGCAGTTGAGACGGAGCACCTCCCCGCGTACGTACGCGCGGGCCAGTGCCTTGCGCGTCTCGGGCTGTTCGAGCAGCCCGCGCTCGGTCGCGAGCCGCTCGACCTTGCGCAGCGTACGCCGGTAGGCGGCGATGAAGCCGATGTCCGCCGGGCCGCGCTCGTAGGCGACGGTGGTCATCGCGATCCGCCAGCCCTCGCCGGGCGCACCGAGCCGCTGTTCCTCCGGGATCCGCACGTCATCCCAGAAGACCTCGGCGGTCTCCGCCTCGCCACTGGCGATCACGATGGGCCGTACGGTGACCCCGGGCTCGTTCAGCGCGACCAGGAAGGCCGAGATGCCCTTGTGCTTGGGGACGTCGGGGTCGGTCCGGGCCAGCAACAGGCACCAGTCGGCGTACTGGCCGCCGCTGGTCCACATCTTCTGCCCGTTCACCACGTAGTGGTCCCCTTCGAGCCGCGCCGTGGTGCGCAACGAAGCGAGGTCCGACCCCGCTTCCGGCTCGCTGAAGCCCTGGCACCA is a genomic window of Streptosporangium album containing:
- a CDS encoding branched-chain amino acid ABC transporter ATP-binding protein/permease; this encodes MNALIHRSRPLGAVLLMVLLLIAPTAGLINGYWARTVMLIAILSLLVSGLNVVLGYAGELAMGQVALYAVGAYVAGYLGVRFGVTNVLVALAAATVAAIVVGLVTGIPGLRLGGWSLAMVTFFLVTLVPNLVDVFADFTGGTLGMGTAVPTLFGMEIVGDRLYWLILVVVVGWFAIARNLLLSRHGNMFLVLRQSPILASVLGVSVYRLKLLVYVVGAIPAALAGALFSMLDGFIAPDTFTFALALSVLAASVVGGATSVYGAVAGAAVMQIGQQTFTQFQTWQLVIYGAFLLVAGIAFNRGLAGLAQDGLAAARRRGWLPAPATAPAPAKPAGGDTGGHADAQLDRLHGVPLRTEGLSKSFGGNRALDDISIEARPGEVTALIGPNGSGKTTLLNLICGLYKPSGGRLLLGDEQIGGQPPYRIARHGVARTFQTPLIPKHMTTLAFVATGRYVTHRVGILSAVLRLPKFRSGYAADNAEARALLRLVGIADVADQQVDSLALGTRRLVEVARSLASGARVFLFDEVGSGLDESDLAVLERAIGMIREAGGTVILVEHNFPLVLKLADRIHVLSQGKLLASGTPEEIQADRRVLAEYTGAADGGAGPEESDSVTDLQAAEGPAVSKGVQ
- a CDS encoding ABC transporter ATP-binding protein — translated: MLSVVGVTGGYGDLRVLWDVDVAVRSGRITVVLGRNGAGKTSLLSAIAGLLPTVSQGWIELDGQGLSGAPAHRRVRAGLALVQENKRVFHARTVEENLLLGGYTLGGYGLRRGARREALEKAYERFPVLLKRRRALAGSLSGGQQQMLAIGQALMPGPRLLMLDEPSAGLAPAIVNEVLAMVAALREEGLSILLVEQRIEHALEIADDVAVMENGRIITTGPKSAFDDGAVIREVYLGRSGEQLTTGNH
- a CDS encoding ABC transporter substrate-binding protein — translated: MRSRHIRLSMVSISALLALSLAACGASGSDSAGGDAADKPFIVYFTGDYSGAVSTNNASLDAGIKIAAEEFNASGGINGRKIIVETANDQNDPTKAVSLLQQRLSSGSKPDLVYPGSSSAVSLSLLPILTRQKILSVGGTVSTLLNDPAKYPYHFGVSSPGKDYAPALISAAQAKGYKKIAMLYSNDATGQSSAEIYKAAVEGAGMEFVEARYEATALDMTSQLNQLRAQNPDALVLNGYGAAALYVMRSRAQIGWDIPSYCDQLASSFPYLKNLGAEQLKNVNVVVSTVTLSTSERHSGLAGFIEKIKASPAAAGMSSTGWGLYSTGHDALALVAYAAQQAKSTDSERIKASLEDLPQPTGAPLWYAAGPTGQYVKFSFSPSDHFPTAGAETFQYVSPGVYNGDGFYTPGKA
- a CDS encoding CoA transferase, with amino-acid sequence MTASLRRRPLDGVRVVTFAQLYQGPYATMLLAVRLSRALATRTYTQWQETFDRIGVPAGPVHRLDEVPHDPHVLARQAIRSLDGRPRRRYVRQPLRLSGYSAHDPAPAPRLGEHTASLLRELDTSPHPEEVTEP
- a CDS encoding acetate--CoA ligase family protein, whose product is MTATTRRPALDRLLSPRSIAMVGASNSPTRIGGTVFANLLRAFPGDVYPINPKDEVVQNRPAFRTVSELPEAVDMAVIAVPAPAVVGVVAECAARGIGGATVITSGFAEAGPEGRALQDRLTEVSRETGIRVVGPNCIGYMNAHEGVMANFMMTVDQPLPQPGPVALVSQSGGFGSYITNKAVLAGLRLGWFVSTGNEADVNVANVLRHLVERPEVGVLLSFVETLRDPEVFVETACRAAELDKPLVLLKAGRSEEAARAAMSHTASIVGSAQVLDAVCRQYGVFVASTMEELLDFGTIFQDGRRARGNRVIVMTSSGGAGVLLADEAGQAGLSVPELPKEEQTALAADMPLPFYGSTVNPVDTTAQTTAMPDAYRKVLNRVAASPSADMVAAVTWAGPGPGNDAIVEMYQNTDKPVAILSTAWSEQFQQAGVPTYTDPRRAMAALAALARQSARRPLPPDPARFTADADRVRRVRELIAGTGGETTLLESTGKSILAMYGVPVTREELVTDVDGAVEAAERVGGPVAIKVMSYQLPHKSDVGAIRLGLRGPDAVRAGYREMLAEVARRAPDAVVEGVLVQQMAPARLELTCGLQRDPVFGPMVALGLGGVLVEVLSEAVLLRPPFDADTARAALGELLGGRLVTGRRGLSEAEQQAAAQVMAGLGVLALELDEVTEVDVNPLRVADGVVLAADALIVVDHG
- a CDS encoding branched-chain amino acid ABC transporter permease, with product MTTVWAGLATGAIYSLIAIGYNVVLLASGTFNFAHAQLLMVGTFLAYTGAVTFELPVVPTVLLATAGVAAIALLEERVAIRPLLGRTDSHGTLITTVGAATILDGLAAAIWGRQPLTVPSVLPDHPLTLLGGTVRPIDLALIGFTLVVGVGVHLWSRHTLTGLASLASAEDRQAASARGINVRLLGVGAFALAGAIAGAFGLLVGARTYAAFDLGHSLALFGFVAIAIGGSGSQLGGLIGGFATGLVYAFAARYIGAAYPQLVVFGVFLLILFLRPRGLFGAALERRV
- a CDS encoding SDR family NAD(P)-dependent oxidoreductase, coding for MRLKDKVAVVTGAAQGIGRSIAELYAREGARVAVVDVRGDAAEKVAAGIREAGGDALAVTCDVSSRSAVNHAAGAVKAAYGPIDILVNNAGVTRPAMLHKMTDEEWELVLAVHLYGSFYWLQAVVHDMIEREQGRIIFSSSSTAQNGSIGQINYAAAKSGMLGMVRTAARELGRYNVLVNAVAPAAATEMTLKVRTDPRFADGIKRLPLRRYADPDEIAPTFVYLASDAASYVTGQVISVDGGGMMVR
- a CDS encoding acyl-CoA dehydrogenase family protein, which gives rise to MDYRDTPEEAEFRAVLRQWLSATIPAGWDKIDDEEEAVELRKEWHRTLYRAGYVGMSWPVEYGGRGLSPVYDAILNEESGNMNAPSLPSVGYIGRAIFTYASEEQKRRFLPPLLSGEVSWCQGFSEPEAGSDLASLRTTARLEGDHYVVNGQKMWTSGGQYADWCLLLARTDPDVPKHKGISAFLVALNEPGVTVRPIVIASGEAETAEVFWDDVRIPEEQRLGAPGEGWRIAMTTVAYERGPADIGFIAAYRRTLRKVERLATERGLLEQPETRKALARAYVRGEVLRLNCMEQLSLRVSGRAPGSEGSVAKLLWAEAEQSLQHLAMDILGADELTGVADGWLSSYFTSRPVSVYGGSAQIQKNIIARMLDMPR